From Plasmodium brasilianum strain Bolivian I chromosome 7, whole genome shotgun sequence, the proteins below share one genomic window:
- a CDS encoding STP1 protein, translated as MNNCFPTNTSIYGTEAWLFRTDIKFKNIQNHIIEKTTFLKNENNKLNFRKTCRDLADYLINKKKDPPPYKTQSKWEFSLKYWLQQYYKGLNKYGGCFMILNEEDKKVLDLIYEAEDFCSEKKRKKPNCINTDERSNKKCDISCFNKIRDYNAWIKNRKDHFMNNKEFIYKKCKNNNPLLLFPKKSCDVLNYNTFEEIPQCEASDPSVLKHTVKRKEEESPTEQDLTKSKEESSQRFSINNEQNNESQRPPASEHEEQVHKSFSSSPNMKNKDDVSEPAQTETSSVLTELTILPPEIPAEALSTTSGTEIAKPPHFQGTIPSSPEDSEPVSTTFELHSLYKPPVRFNRIIKKKKSIKRRQVKLLRILKPSHSNRKKKILTHDHPENTIYDEEEIIKKLKIHEHDMIKNIKSSKQKKDRIKTIIEVHMEVLEEFRNEEWEHKKGEFLELCLEMFSEEEYRTYPNLSNGQLIMQNSKSINDIEKQKILCNKWIKEHRNISEKLKKTVWFNYLKNEWKKEKDFIKSSEKLKVNFSNKIQKDSFSEGEKDLWREWISKKHMIIEQYMEQEWDEELTQELINMIDECVNEEFKNNISLLNTQKLQQKICYEELYKYIKKKLLAKLCILVFMIVLEECKKEDFIENEGLHLDSYINDLTTEVNLGRKSEVTKEIIEFNGNVLENTENTKIPAFTGEEGLSQEIEKWVRVEDTPENSIYNQNIVE; from the exons ATGAATAATTGTTTTCCCACT aatacTAGCATTTATGGCACTGAGGCATGGTTGTTCCGTACcgatataaaatttaaaaatattcaaaatcatataatagaaaaaacgACTTTCCTCAAAAATGAgaacaataaattaaatttcaGAAAAACTTGCAGAGATCTGGCtgattatttaattaataaaaagaaagatcCACCACCTTATAAAACACAGAGTAAATGGGAATTTTCACTAAAGTACTGGTTACAACAATACTACAAAGGACTGAACAAATATGGAGGATGTTTTATGATtttaaatgaagaagataaaaaagttttagatttaatatatgaagCAGAAGATTTCTGTTctgaaaaaaagagaaaaaaaccAAATTGCATTAATACTGATGAACGTAGTAACAAGAAATGTGATATTAGTTGTTTCAATAAAATTCGTGATTACAATGCATGGATTAAAAATAGGAAGGATCattttatgaacaataaagaattcatttataaaaaatgcaaaaacaACAATCCATTATTACTATTCCCAAAAAAATCTTGCGACGTTcttaattataatacattCGAAGAAATTCCTCAGTGCGAAGCCTCGGATCCATCTGTACTTAAGCACactgtaaaaagaaaagaagaagaatcTCCAACTGAACAAGATTTAACTAAATCTAAAGAGGAATCTTCTCAAAGATTTTCAATTAATAACgaacaaaataatgaaagcCAGCGTCCGCCTGCATCAGAACATGAAGAACAAGTTCATAAATCATTTTCAAGTTCTCCaaacatgaaaaataaagatgatGTTTCAGAACCTGCACAAACTGAAACATCAAGTGTTCTAACAGAACTCACAATTTTACCCCCAGAAATACCTGCAGAAGCTTTATCAACTACTTCAGGTACTGAAATAGCGAAGCCACCCCATTTTCAAGGGACTATTCCATCGTCTCCTGAAGATTCAGAACCTGTCTCAACTACTTTTGAACTCCATTCACTCTATAAACCTCCAG TACGCTTTAATAggattattaaaaaaaaaaaaagtataaaaagaaGACAAGTAAAATTACTTCGAATACTAAAACCTTCACATtctaacagaaaaaaaaaaattttaacgcATGATCATCCAgaaaatacaatatatgatgaagaagaaatcataaaaaaattaaaaatacatgaacatgatatgataaaaaatataaagtcgTCAAAGCAAAAAAAGGATAGAATTAAAACCATTATAGAAGTACATATGGAAGTACTCGAAGAATTCAGAAATGAAGAATGGGAACACAAAAAAGGAGAATTTTTAGAGTTATGCCTAGAAATGTTCTCAGAAGAGGAATATAGAACATATCCTAATTTGAGTAATGGACAACTGATAATGCAAAATAGTAAAAGTATTAATGAcattgaaaaacaaaaaattttatgcaataaatggataaaggaacatagaaatatttctgaaaaattaaaaaaaactgtatggtttaattatttgaaaaatgaatggaaaaaagaaaaggatttcataaaaagtagcgaaaaattaaaagtgaatttttcaaataaaattcaaaaagaTTCATTTTCAGAAGGAGAAAAGGATTTATGGAGAGAATGGATATCAAAAAAGCACATGATTATAGAACAATACATGGAACAGGAATGGGATGAAGAATTGACACAAGAATTGATCAATATGATAGATGAGTGTGTAAAtgaagaatttaaaaataatatttcactGCTAAATACACAAAAGTTACAGCAGAAGATATGTtatgaagaattatataaatatataaaaaaaaaattactagcAAAATTGTGTATACTAGTATTCATGATAGTATTGGAAGAATGCAAAAAAGAAGATTTTATAGAAAATGAGGGATTACATTTGGATAGTTACATAAATGACTTGACAACAGAAGTAAACTTAGGGAGAAAATCAGAAGttacaaaagaaataattgaATTTAATGGCAATGTTTTAGAAAATAcagaaaatacaaaaattccTGCTTTTACAGGGGAGGAAGGTCTTAGCCaggaaatagaaaaatggGTAAGAGTAGAAGATACACCGGAAAATTCCATATATAACCAGAACATAGTAGAATAA